One genomic segment of Bacteroidales bacterium includes these proteins:
- a CDS encoding T9SS type A sorting domain-containing protein, with translation MKILKPLLLILFFIISINSFSQKNEKNKATNTWDGSEDIKWDESGNWSLGTIPSSTTDVIIPTTPTGNSDNFPERIGINAVCNNLTIQAGAKITVRSIDSLHVYGNLLIETPNDAGSAGSLKESGQLAVDGTVTFKRYYNVSGRWQYICSPLNNSNSDLFTKNTSSGNFNPNFLKFNEAYDCDPNPDGTYADWTNTDLVESWENHHNGESGAAENLGTGIGYATYNEGDITVTYSGSTHSVINNQDINIPVTLNSNDDNSGYYDGWNLVGNPYTSAIRWGRRSAEDPDVIQNTAYCWDSDASNYKYINGNGGNESGDGSNVLNGSTEYIATGQGFFVKATATGNFIMKSSLRSHALQDLWKNKNFQDKSFSNNSIEPVIQYIKLRIEDNNYSDETVIRFTEDATYEFDDDYDAYKLASSNEDVPLIYSLSVDKNTIMAINSLPFHENDIYRIPLCLKTKEAKQYTIILKESEYSDLDIFLKDNYENKLIDLKKFNQYSFDFAGGSDNNRFAIYYRTNSSGVNQDFINKTMIYPNPSNGKFFIETIEQAVSIKVNDITGKELIYTDMPLFKTELNLSEFAKGIYFITVNYKTESVTKKIIIQ, from the coding sequence ATGAAAATTTTAAAACCACTGTTATTAATTTTATTTTTTATAATTAGTATAAATTCATTTTCTCAGAAAAATGAAAAGAACAAAGCTACAAATACTTGGGACGGTAGTGAAGATATTAAATGGGATGAAAGTGGCAATTGGTCATTAGGTACAATACCGTCTTCTACTACAGATGTTATTATTCCGACTACACCTACCGGCAACAGTGATAATTTTCCGGAAAGAATCGGGATTAATGCAGTTTGTAACAATTTAACCATACAAGCGGGTGCAAAAATAACTGTGAGAAGTATTGACAGTTTGCATGTTTACGGAAATTTACTTATCGAAACTCCTAATGATGCCGGTTCTGCAGGTTCATTAAAAGAATCCGGTCAATTAGCAGTTGACGGAACTGTTACATTTAAAAGATATTATAATGTTTCCGGCAGATGGCAATATATATGTTCTCCATTAAACAATTCAAACAGTGATTTATTTACAAAAAATACTTCAAGCGGAAATTTTAACCCTAATTTTCTTAAGTTTAATGAAGCATATGATTGTGATCCGAATCCCGACGGAACATATGCTGATTGGACAAATACAGATTTAGTTGAATCTTGGGAAAATCATCACAACGGAGAATCAGGTGCCGCTGAAAATCTTGGTACAGGTATCGGATACGCAACATATAATGAAGGAGATATTACAGTTACTTATTCCGGTTCTACTCATTCAGTTATAAACAACCAAGATATAAATATTCCTGTTACACTTAATTCAAATGACGATAATTCAGGGTATTATGACGGTTGGAACCTTGTCGGTAATCCATATACTTCAGCAATTCGATGGGGAAGAAGAAGTGCTGAAGATCCGGATGTTATTCAAAATACTGCATATTGTTGGGATTCTGATGCAAGTAATTATAAATATATTAATGGAAACGGAGGAAATGAGAGTGGTGACGGGTCAAATGTATTAAACGGAAGTACTGAATATATTGCAACAGGACAAGGTTTTTTTGTAAAAGCTACGGCAACAGGGAATTTTATTATGAAAAGTAGTTTAAGAAGTCATGCTTTACAAGATTTATGGAAGAACAAAAATTTTCAGGACAAATCATTTTCAAACAACTCTATTGAGCCGGTAATTCAATATATTAAATTAAGAATTGAAGATAACAACTATTCAGATGAAACAGTTATCCGATTTACGGAAGATGCAACTTATGAATTTGATGATGATTATGATGCATATAAACTTGCAAGCTCAAATGAAGATGTACCTTTAATATATTCTTTATCAGTAGATAAAAATACAATTATGGCTATAAACTCATTACCCTTTCACGAAAATGATATTTACCGAATTCCTTTATGTCTTAAAACAAAAGAAGCAAAGCAATATACAATTATTCTTAAAGAATCTGAATATTCCGATTTGGATATATTTCTAAAAGATAATTATGAAAATAAACTTATTGATTTGAAAAAATTTAATCAATATTCATTTGATTTTGCCGGAGGTTCAGATAATAACAGATTTGCAATATATTACAGAACAAATTCTTCCGGTGTAAATCAAGATTTCATAAATAAAACAATGATATATCCTAATCCGTCAAACGGTAAATTTTTTATCGAAACAATTGAACAAGCAGTTTCAATAAAAGTTAATGATATTACAGGAAAAGAACTTATTTATACAGATATGCCGTTATTTAAAACAGAACTCAATCTTTCCGAATTTGCAAAAGGAATATATTTTATTACAGTAAATTATAAAACAGAATCTGTTACAAAGAAAATTATAATTCAATAA
- a CDS encoding fibrobacter succinogenes major paralogous domain-containing protein yields the protein MKKFYILSVAGILIFFSTGCKKFELVTKTVYSPSEISNITYNSATISTGIIEVGENLKSYGHCYGTESLPTVSNSKTINTGSNAKKGDFSEEITGLNPNTTYYLRAYFEADSIKYGNLITLELVTPTVITDNVNIYYITATCGGNVTDEGSFAITERGVCWSTNQNPTTQGNHITDVGTGTGLYTNNIIGLSQNTTYYVRAYAINSVGISYGDEKTFTTLTAPSTVTDYDGNTYNTVIIGNQLWMKENLKVTRYHDGTGIPLIEDNTVWENLDDNNTDDAYCYYNNNSGGEADTYGALYTWAAAMGDNAVSSNTNPSGVQGVCPDDWHLPSDAEWTELTDYLGGSSVAGGKMKETGTDHWDSPNTGATNESGFTALPGGYRRCNDGNFYSLGIHGIFWSATEYTEFGGTCTHSRILPYNHSNVSHSLDNKGYGFSVRCLRD from the coding sequence ATGAAAAAATTTTATATATTATCAGTTGCAGGAATTCTTATTTTTTTCAGCACCGGTTGTAAAAAATTTGAATTAGTTACAAAAACCGTTTATTCTCCATCGGAAATAAGCAACATAACTTATAATAGTGCAACCATATCAACCGGAATAATTGAAGTAGGCGAAAATTTAAAATCTTACGGTCATTGTTACGGAACAGAAAGTTTGCCAACTGTCAGCAACAGCAAAACAATAAATACCGGTTCAAATGCAAAAAAAGGTGATTTTTCCGAAGAAATTACAGGACTTAATCCGAACACAACTTATTATCTGCGTGCTTATTTTGAGGCTGATTCAATAAAATACGGTAATCTTATTACACTTGAACTTGTTACTCCGACTGTTATAACTGATAATGTAAATATATATTACATAACGGCAACATGCGGAGGAAATGTTACAGATGAAGGAAGTTTTGCAATAACAGAACGTGGTGTATGTTGGAGTACAAACCAAAATCCAACAACACAAGGCAATCATATAACAGACGTTGGAACAGGAACAGGTTTATATACAAATAATATTATCGGTTTAAGCCAAAACACAACTTATTATGTAAGAGCTTATGCAATAAATTCTGTGGGAATAAGCTACGGAGATGAAAAAACTTTTACTACTTTAACAGCTCCTTCAACAGTTACTGACTATGACGGAAATACTTACAATACAGTTATTATCGGCAACCAATTATGGATGAAAGAAAACCTTAAAGTAACCCGTTATCATGACGGCACAGGAATACCTCTTATAGAAGATAATACTGTTTGGGAAAATCTTGACGATAATAATACCGATGATGCTTATTGTTATTACAATAATAACAGCGGGGGCGAAGCTGATACATACGGAGCATTATACACATGGGCTGCTGCAATGGGTGATAATGCCGTCAGCAGTAATACCAACCCCAGCGGAGTACAAGGAGTTTGCCCTGACGATTGGCATTTGCCGAGCGATGCCGAATGGACGGAACTAACAGATTATTTGGGAGGATCAAGTGTAGCCGGCGGAAAAATGAAAGAAACCGGCACTGACCATTGGGACAGCCCAAATACAGGGGCAACAAATGAAAGCGGTTTTACTGCTCTTCCGGGTGGTTACCGTCGCTGCAATGACGGTAATTTCTATTCTCTTGGTATCCACGGCATTTTTTGGTCGGCTACCGAGTATACCGAGTTCGGTGGGACGTGCACACATAGCCGGATACTCCCCTACAATCACAGCAATGTAAGCCATAGCTTGGACAATAAGGGTTATGGCTTTTCAGTTCGCTGTTTACGGGATTAG
- a CDS encoding caspase family protein, protein MKTTLYFISILFFLSISNLDAQEVEGGGVIKLSLKTTPELIIEKITFFDENNNDLIDAGEQCYFELIVKNTGKTHANKPIVKTKLIEDNTALLFETVTNSVQINAGQSGKIKVPISGGNNLKTGATTFEFSVSDAGKYISKSKQFIQKHKAKKIEILLTSEWYYPVDFNTTVDESKINIRLCIKTKHPVIEVLVYINNTYRQVIKDIEPTSNDICNYMIIKEVYLEKGENEIKLKIKTKDKEITSEKRIVIYEPKITEYRNALVIGNSKYKTSALKNPANDAKAIANALRELNFDVIEIIDADKVTMRNAVRKFKEKMKEERGVGLFYYAGHGVQVKDENYLIPVNHDIKEEYDIQDEALRMNTIIAYMQDAGTRMNIVILDACRDNPFAGSMRSGSRGLASIYAEGSGTLIAYATSPGSTASDGEGKNGLYTQELLKAIQTPGLEIGMIFRKVLGNVQRLSGGKQIPWTNSSITGEFYFIK, encoded by the coding sequence ATGAAAACAACACTTTATTTTATTTCGATCTTATTTTTTTTATCAATCAGTAATTTGGATGCTCAAGAAGTTGAAGGAGGCGGAGTAATTAAATTATCTTTAAAAACCACTCCCGAACTTATAATTGAAAAAATTACATTTTTTGATGAAAACAACAACGATTTGATAGATGCAGGAGAACAATGTTATTTTGAACTTATCGTGAAAAACACCGGAAAAACACATGCAAATAAACCGATTGTTAAAACTAAATTAATTGAAGACAATACAGCCTTATTATTTGAAACAGTAACAAATTCAGTTCAAATTAATGCAGGACAATCCGGCAAAATTAAAGTTCCGATATCAGGAGGCAATAACTTAAAAACAGGTGCGACAACATTTGAATTTTCAGTAAGTGATGCCGGTAAGTATATATCAAAGTCAAAACAATTCATACAAAAACATAAAGCCAAAAAGATTGAAATATTGCTCACATCAGAGTGGTATTATCCTGTTGACTTTAATACAACAGTTGACGAATCAAAGATTAACATAAGATTATGCATTAAAACAAAACATCCCGTAATTGAAGTTCTGGTATATATAAACAACACTTACCGGCAAGTTATAAAAGACATTGAACCTACATCGAATGACATTTGTAATTATATGATCATAAAAGAAGTCTATTTGGAAAAAGGGGAAAATGAAATTAAATTGAAAATAAAAACTAAAGACAAAGAAATTACATCTGAAAAGAGAATTGTAATATACGAGCCAAAGATCACTGAATATCGAAACGCTTTAGTTATCGGCAACAGCAAATACAAAACATCAGCTTTAAAAAACCCGGCAAATGATGCAAAAGCCATTGCAAATGCATTGAGAGAACTTAATTTTGATGTAATTGAAATAATTGATGCCGACAAAGTTACAATGCGAAATGCAGTCAGAAAATTTAAAGAAAAAATGAAAGAAGAAAGAGGAGTCGGGCTGTTTTACTATGCAGGCCACGGTGTGCAGGTAAAAGACGAAAATTATTTAATACCCGTAAACCACGACATAAAAGAGGAGTACGACATACAAGACGAAGCTTTAAGAATGAATACTATAATAGCATATATGCAAGATGCCGGAACCAGAATGAATATTGTAATACTTGATGCATGTCGTGATAATCCGTTTGCAGGAAGCATGCGTTCCGGCAGCAGAGGGCTTGCATCCATATATGCAGAAGGAAGCGGAACATTAATAGCCTATGCCACATCACCCGGCTCAACAGCTTCCGACGGTGAAGGTAAGAACGGACTTTATACGCAAGAACTGCTTAAAGCAATACAAACACCCGGTTTGGAAATAGGAATGATCTTTAGAAAAGTATTAGGAAATGTGCAAAGATTATCAGGCGGAAAACAAATTCCTTGGACAAATTCATCAATTACCGGCGAATTTTATTTTATAAAGTAA